A genome region from Streptomyces xanthophaeus includes the following:
- a CDS encoding MarR family winged helix-turn-helix transcriptional regulator has translation MLLSRHQVLARRERDPERLERSAYLLLSRIDTQGPMSIGQLAEAFGLDTSTVNRQTAALLRCGLAERVADPDGGMARKLCITVEGGRRLAEDREINRSCLARVVADWSPEEVGELADVLVRLNRSAEALEGRYWPRAEEAEA, from the coding sequence ATGCTGCTCTCGCGGCACCAGGTGCTGGCCCGGCGCGAGCGCGACCCCGAACGCCTGGAGCGCTCGGCCTACCTGCTGCTCAGCCGGATCGACACACAAGGCCCCATGTCCATCGGGCAGTTGGCGGAGGCCTTCGGGCTCGACACCTCGACCGTGAACCGCCAGACTGCCGCGCTGCTGCGCTGCGGACTGGCCGAACGCGTCGCGGACCCGGACGGCGGTATGGCGCGCAAGCTGTGCATCACCGTTGAAGGCGGGCGTCGGCTCGCCGAAGACCGTGAGATCAACCGGTCCTGCCTGGCCCGGGTGGTTGCCGACTGGTCCCCTGAGGAAGTGGGGGAGCTGGCGGACGTCCTGGTCCGGCTCAACCGCAGCGCCGAGGCCCTCGAAGGACGCTACTGGCCGCGCGCGGAGGAAGCGGAGGCGTGA
- a CDS encoding NADH:flavin oxidoreductase, protein MTVTTSTASRAAELLSRPLKLNGLTVPNRIAMAPMTRMFSPGGVPGEDVQAYYASRAAAGVGLIVTEGTYVGHDSAGQSDRVPRFHGEEQLAGWAKVAAAVHEAGGTIVPQLWHIGMVRKQGEAPYADAPAVGPSGIRVDGTEGTGKAMTRADLDDVIGAFADAAAEAERIGFDGVELHGAHGYLLDQFLWERTNRRTDAYGGSAVARTKFAAEIVAAVRERVAADFPVIFRYSQWKQEAYDARLAQTPEELEAILAPLAAAGVDAFHASTRRYWLPEFEGSDLNLAGWTKKLTGRPAITVGSVGLDGDFIRAFAGEGAALGDIDNLLDRMERDEFDMVAVGRALLQDPQWAAKVLGNRFDELKPYDAAALRSLSR, encoded by the coding sequence ATGACCGTCACCACGTCCACCGCCTCCCGCGCGGCCGAGCTCCTGTCCCGGCCCCTCAAGCTGAACGGCCTGACCGTCCCCAACCGCATCGCGATGGCGCCGATGACGCGGATGTTCTCCCCCGGCGGCGTGCCCGGCGAGGACGTGCAGGCGTACTACGCCAGCCGGGCCGCCGCGGGTGTGGGCCTGATCGTCACCGAGGGCACCTACGTCGGTCACGACTCCGCCGGGCAGAGCGACCGGGTGCCGCGGTTCCACGGCGAGGAGCAGCTGGCGGGGTGGGCGAAGGTCGCCGCGGCCGTGCACGAGGCGGGCGGCACGATCGTGCCTCAGCTGTGGCACATAGGCATGGTGCGCAAGCAGGGCGAGGCACCGTACGCCGACGCCCCCGCCGTCGGCCCCTCCGGAATCCGCGTCGACGGCACCGAGGGGACCGGCAAGGCGATGACCCGCGCCGACCTCGACGACGTCATCGGCGCCTTCGCCGACGCCGCCGCGGAGGCCGAGCGGATCGGCTTCGACGGCGTCGAACTGCACGGCGCCCACGGCTACCTGCTCGACCAGTTCCTGTGGGAGCGGACCAACCGCCGTACCGATGCCTACGGTGGCAGCGCCGTGGCCCGTACGAAGTTCGCCGCGGAGATCGTGGCCGCGGTCCGCGAGCGCGTCGCGGCCGACTTCCCGGTGATCTTCCGCTACTCGCAGTGGAAGCAGGAGGCCTACGACGCACGGCTCGCGCAGACCCCGGAGGAGCTGGAGGCGATCCTGGCCCCGCTGGCGGCGGCAGGTGTCGACGCGTTCCACGCCTCCACCCGGCGCTACTGGCTCCCGGAGTTCGAGGGCTCGGACCTGAACCTGGCGGGCTGGACCAAGAAGCTCACCGGCCGGCCGGCCATCACCGTCGGCTCGGTCGGCCTCGACGGCGACTTCATCCGGGCCTTCGCCGGCGAGGGCGCGGCCCTCGGCGACATCGACAACCTCCTGGACCGCATGGAACGCGACGAGTTCGACATGGTCGCCGTCGGCCGGGCGCTGCTCCAGGACCCGCAGTGGGCGGCGAAGGTCCTCGGCAACCGCTTCGACGAGCTGAAGCCGTACGACGCGGCGGCGCTCAGGTCGCTCAGCCGGTAG
- a CDS encoding TetR/AcrR family transcriptional regulator has translation MNQSARRPRSEDRATDGRAADGRAERGRQSRVKIAEAVLSLLDDGESSFPAERVAERAGVSRRLVFHHFADMSELVETAITRRLEQLIEQIRPLPTSGPRDTRVAALTEQRARILEWITPAQLTLLRLEAPGGRVAEVTREVLDLARARLAEIFAEELERLPAARGTEVLYGLDAVTTWGAWYHWRSSGLSAEAAASTMETAVHALLATTDRPRSGD, from the coding sequence GTGAACCAGTCGGCCCGACGGCCGCGGTCCGAAGACCGCGCCACGGACGGTCGCGCCGCCGACGGCCGCGCCGAGCGCGGCCGCCAGTCCCGGGTGAAGATCGCCGAAGCCGTACTGTCCCTGCTCGACGACGGGGAGTCCAGCTTTCCCGCCGAGCGGGTGGCCGAGCGCGCGGGCGTGTCCAGGCGCCTGGTGTTCCATCACTTCGCCGACATGTCCGAGCTGGTGGAGACGGCCATCACCCGCCGGCTGGAGCAGCTGATCGAGCAGATCAGACCGCTTCCGACCTCCGGTCCACGCGACACCCGGGTCGCGGCCCTGACGGAACAGCGGGCCCGGATCCTGGAGTGGATCACACCGGCCCAGCTGACCCTGCTGCGCCTGGAGGCCCCGGGGGGCCGCGTTGCCGAGGTCACCCGAGAGGTGCTGGACCTCGCCCGGGCGCGACTGGCCGAGATCTTCGCGGAGGAACTCGAACGCCTGCCCGCCGCACGCGGGACCGAAGTCCTCTACGGGCTCGACGCGGTGACGACCTGGGGCGCCTGGTACCACTGGCGCAGCAGCGGCCTGAGCGCCGAGGCGGCGGCCAGCACCATGGAGACGGCCGTACACGCCCTGCTCGCGACCACCGACCGGCCCCGCTCCGGCGACTAG